gaaaTGACTGCTTTATTTGAATGAAATAGTGCAGATTACAATGACTTATTGAAATACAACCAACACTGCCGTGGCAGTGAACCAATGACCTAGGCTTAAGCCCCCAAACCAAAACCTaaccaattatatttttttcctggATGTCCCCTTCTCACggcttccttctccttttaacGCACAGCTCCATCCCTGAGAATCTGTCTCCTTCCTGATTGTATGCTCCTCTTGATTTCTTTCCTTGCCTGTGTGATCTGCTCCTATGTTTATGGCCATGTAATCTGCTACTTCCTTGTTTATTTGTTTGCTCAGCTGTACTTCCAAGTTTGTGTGATGGTTATCCAGATTTGCTAAGTTTGTATGATGATTATCCAGAGTTGCCTTCTGAATTATAGCTGCTGGTGTTGCAATCCCCCTTTTGCCCTTCCTCTTATAAGTCTTGATTATTGGGGGTCTATCATTCTGCAGCGCTCAAAAAGATAGAAAATGCTTCTCTCTCTGACCTATTTGGCTCTGTTCTCCAACATCTTTTCCAACCTTGAATATATCATTTGATTCATGGGATGAGCTTCATCGCCAACCACAAAAGAATTAACTTTGTTTCCATCCTCAAACCAACTTACACCAGGTTCCTTCTTGATTCCTCGCTCTTTCATCAATTCTCTAACTTCTGTAGCCATTAATTCTATTCCAGCTTCATAGTAGATGTTGTAAAGAAGCACATAAGAGGCAGCTGCCTCTGGTTCAAGTTCAATTACTTTCTCCGCAACACGTTTTCCTCTGACAGTGTCCTTATAAATCCGGCAACCACTCAGCAAAGCTCGCCACATCACTGGATTGTCCTCAAAGCCCAAATTCAGAATGAAATCTTCAGCATCAGCTAGCCTTCCTGCTCGAGCCAGGAGATCAACAACACAGGCACAATGCTTTATGTTGCCTACCAGGCCATGATCTTTGTTCATGCTTCTGAAGTAACTGCGACAGACCAAGGTGTGTAAAAAAGTCGTTCAAACAAATGCAGCTCCAGTAATGAAATTAAATACGTGTAAgtaattctaaataaaaaaatgccaAACAATTAACACACAAAAAAGAGTCCATCTAGTTTATTCTAGTCCCacataaaatgaattatttcatCACTTAGTCCCTTTCCAGCTGACTAGCTTTACTTTATTGAAGTCCCAACTAAAAAATCTTCGGCACTAGAAATATCTGAACAATAAAGTCAAATGATTCAAAGCAAAGGCGATTTTCCCCAACTCCCCACTGAAGCTCCCTCCCTACAGCTGAAAAGGGGAATACGGAATGAAATAAACTGAAAAGAAAGGACTTGATAACTTACTGTAATCCTTCTTCAATAAGTCCTCCATGACTACAGGCAGTAAGAACTCCTAGAAATGTAATATGGTTGGGGGCAATACCAAAATCATTCATCAACTCAAACAGCTTCAAAGCATCAGCTGCACATCCATGTTGTGCACTAGTACAAATCATGATAGACCAGGACACAGTATCAGGATTATTTATCTCTTCAAAGGTCATATTAGCAGAAACTATGTCTCCAGACTTGGCATACATGCAAATCTGAGAATTCTGAACAACAGTAAAGTTCCCAATGCCACTTTTTATTCCATATCCTTGGACCTGCTGACCAGATCTTGCTGCAGCCATATCTGCACAAGCTACCAACATAGTAGATAATAGGAATTCATCTGCTTTCTCTCCAGATGCCAGTAGTTCGTGGAACAGAGTCAATGCACTTTCCAATTGCTCATTTCGAACATGGGCTGAAATCATGGATGTCCATGAGACGATATCTAGCTTgggaattaaattaaaacacttCAGTCCATCGTCAGTTGAACCTAATAAAGAGTACAACTCAACAAGTGAACTTCCAATAAATTCATCAGATTGCAAGTTGCTCTTGTAGATTTGAGCATGAATTTGCTTCCCATAGTCTAGAGCACCAACAATATTACAGGCTTTGAGTATGCTTGAGAATGTAAATTTTGAGGCCTTGATCCCTTGCCTTTTCATCTCAGAGAAAAGGTTAAAGGCTCGATTAACAGTATCATCAGTAACAATATCTGTGTGCACGAATCCAGCTATCATAGCATTATACATTACAACATTTTTGTTGggcaaattattaaaaattctaattgcTTCAACCAAATGCCCAGTTTTCACATACATATCAAGCAATGCAGTCgcaacaacaacatccatgCCAAACCCAAGCTTGGCTGTACAGCCATGAAGCATTCTTCCATATTTTACAGAATCATCAAAGTTTGTAGAGCATGCCTTTAAAGCACAACCCAGTGTGTAAGTATTCAAATTCAATCCATTTCGATGCATTTTCACTAGCACTCCTAAAGCTTCCTCAACAGCACCAATTCGAACATAACCTGATATTATGGTATTCCAAGAAACATCATCCAACTCAAAGGATTTCTCAAACAAAAGCCTAGCCTGATCAATTTCACCACATTTGCAATACATATCAATCAGCGaattaataacaaaaacttGTTCAACCAAACCACCAACAATAACCATCCCATGAATCAACTTGCCCAGTTCAAGATCCTCAGTTTGTCCACAAACACTTATAGCACCCGCATAAGTGAACTTGTCAAGTTTCAGGCCCTCCATTCTTGCttcattaaacaaatatatagcCTCATTATAAAAACCCATCTGGGTGTAAGCAGAAATCAAAAGATTGTACGATACAACATTTCGTTTTGGCATTTTATCAAACACTTGGTAAGCGAAACGCATTTCGCCACATTTACAGTACAAATTAATGAGACTATTTACCAAAAATAAGTTGGTATTAAAGGCGGTTTTTATAATGTGGGCGTGGCAGAGCTTGCCATGGATTATAGAGGTAGATTTTGTTGAGGATTGAATAAGTTTTGTATAAATAACAGAGATATTACGAGGCAATGAGGTGAAAGATCGTTTGAAACTAAAGTTGCGGATGACCAGTTCGGAGAAATAATtgaagtatttgagattttttacgTAGAGTGGCATTTTTTTAAGGTGTCCTCAATGGAATATGAGGTTACATATGTAATACAGGGCAATGTTTGATGTgtcataattgattattattttattactagttTAAAAACACTTAcctacataataatatattatttatttacttatttatatatttaaaaatatataatataattttattatatgattaatagaaaaataatgttatgtgtatttattttaaatacatatatgaatatacatttatatgtattgtcataaaaattttatttttaattcaaaatcatttaataacataaCGACACATAAagtttatattcatttatatacccaaaatatattttaagggaaattaaattaaatatgtcaTCCCACCCtaaactaagcaaaaatgcctaattttctattttctaagcaaaaatgtctcaTTTTCAAAACCTCAATTAAAAAAccccaaaaatttttaaaaatgtcaaGAATACCTTTCACCACTTTTATATAGCTCTCACTCTCATACttttttcacataattcaaACTCTCACTTTCACCTCTATTTTAactcaatatttgatactatggtttcaaaataaaggaaaaaaattcataattctaaattcaagtaaaaaaaataattcatgaGAACAAGATATTTATAAGAAtctttacttaaaatttaattttatttgttaaatcaaatttctatttatattaagatatttaataatatattaaggtattaaataaaatattaaaaaatatgagggaaaTTGatagtaaataatatattaagattttaaagaaaatgttaggaaaatataaggatattttgtaaaatatag
This is a stretch of genomic DNA from Mangifera indica cultivar Alphonso chromosome 11, CATAS_Mindica_2.1, whole genome shotgun sequence. It encodes these proteins:
- the LOC123228920 gene encoding pentatricopeptide repeat-containing protein At3g13880, coding for MPLYVKNLKYFNYFSELVIRNFSFKRSFTSLPRNISVIYTKLIQSSTKSTSIIHGKLCHAHIIKTAFNTNLFLVNSLINLYCKCGEMRFAYQVFDKMPKRNVVSYNLLISAYTQMGFYNEAIYLFNEARMEGLKLDKFTYAGAISVCGQTEDLELGKLIHGMVIVGGLVEQVFVINSLIDMYCKCGEIDQARLLFEKSFELDDVSWNTIISGYVRIGAVEEALGVLVKMHRNGLNLNTYTLGCALKACSTNFDDSVKYGRMLHGCTAKLGFGMDVVVATALLDMYVKTGHLVEAIRIFNNLPNKNVVMYNAMIAGFVHTDIVTDDTVNRAFNLFSEMKRQGIKASKFTFSSILKACNIVGALDYGKQIHAQIYKSNLQSDEFIGSSLVELYSLLGSTDDGLKCFNLIPKLDIVSWTSMISAHVRNEQLESALTLFHELLASGEKADEFLLSTMLVACADMAAARSGQQVQGYGIKSGIGNFTVVQNSQICMYAKSGDIVSANMTFEEINNPDTVSWSIMICTSAQHGCAADALKLFELMNDFGIAPNHITFLGVLTACSHGGLIEEGLHYFRSMNKDHGLVGNIKHCACVVDLLARAGRLADAEDFILNLGFEDNPVMWRALLSGCRIYKDTVRGKRVAEKVIELEPEAAASYVLLYNIYYEAGIELMATEVRELMKERGIKKEPGVSWFEDGNKVNSFVVGDEAHPMNQMIYSRLEKMLENRAK